One region of Armigeres subalbatus isolate Guangzhou_Male chromosome 3, GZ_Asu_2, whole genome shotgun sequence genomic DNA includes:
- the LOC134220662 gene encoding putative ATP synthase subunit f, mitochondrial — MAFGDYPAEYNPKVHGPYDPARFYGKPDTPLSQVKLNELGAWFGRRDKNPRAAAGAISRAYWRWQHKYWQPKRMGIAPFFQVIVGGMVFFYTINYGKLKHHRNYKYH, encoded by the coding sequence ATGGCGTTCGGTGATTATCCGGCAGAGTACAACCCGAAGGTTCACGGACCGTACGATCCGGCCCGCTTCTATGGCAAGCCGGACACCCCGCTCTCGCAGGTAAAACTGAACGAACTGGGTGCTTGGTTCGGCCGTCGGGATAAGAACCCCAGGGCTGCTGCCGGAGCCATCAGCCGTGCCTACTGGAGATGGCAACACAAGTACTGGCAGCCCAAGAGGATGGGCATTGCCCCGTTCTTCCAGGTTATCGTCGGCGGAATGGTGTTCTTCTACACCATCAACTACGGTAAACTGAAGCACCACAGGAACTACAAGTACCACTAA